One Spiribacter halobius DNA segment encodes these proteins:
- a CDS encoding plastocyanin/azurin family copper-binding protein — MPSRRRFLLGLAGGGLAALVPSGLLHAATAELVEMRGTPRGERVWFAPLGLAVAPGTTLCFANRDRVNSHTASAYHPGVFGRPLRIPAGAEPWHSGYLLPGERFEVTLTRPGVYDYYCLPHERAGMVGRIVVGRPGDVGWQEAAEGHEGLPPAAASNLPPVAAILAAGRVQPEGSS; from the coding sequence ATGCCGAGCCGCCGGCGCTTCCTCCTGGGGCTCGCGGGCGGCGGCCTGGCCGCCCTCGTGCCCTCGGGGCTGCTGCATGCAGCGACGGCCGAGCTGGTCGAGATGCGCGGCACCCCCCGCGGGGAGCGGGTGTGGTTCGCGCCGCTGGGGCTGGCGGTGGCGCCCGGCACGACGCTCTGCTTCGCCAACCGCGACCGCGTCAACAGCCACACTGCGAGCGCCTATCACCCGGGGGTGTTCGGCCGGCCGCTGCGCATCCCGGCAGGGGCGGAGCCCTGGCACAGCGGCTACCTGCTGCCCGGGGAGCGCTTCGAGGTCACGCTCACCCGCCCTGGTGTCTACGATTACTACTGCCTGCCCCACGAGCGGGCCGGGATGGTCGGCCGCATCGTGGTCGGCAGACCGGGCGACGTCGGCTGGCAGGAGGCGGCCGAGGGCCATGAGGGCCTGCCCCCGGCAGCGGCCAGTAACCTGCCGCCGGTGGCTGCGATCCTCGCCGCCGGGCGCGTGCAACCGGAGGGATCATCATGA